A window of the Sphaerobacter thermophilus DSM 20745 genome harbors these coding sequences:
- a CDS encoding SDR family oxidoreductase: MEPLAIGRPNPLAGRVALVTGVSRRAGIGYAIAMRLAQLGADLCVQSWVPYDAASPWGADPGGIDAVLSDLRGTGRRIEHVSADFTDPAAPERVVAAAFDALGHVDILVANHAYSRMGGLEDLTAEQIDQHFQVNVRATLLLVQAWAARHDDSRPGGRVILMTSGQHLGPMPGELAYIASKGALHQLTQSLAAHLAPRGITVNTVNPGATDTGYADPETYAAVLAREPMGRWGQPDDAARLIAWLATDDARWVTGQVLNSTGGGP; encoded by the coding sequence ATGGAGCCACTGGCGATCGGGCGGCCGAATCCCCTGGCCGGGCGCGTGGCCCTTGTTACCGGCGTCAGCCGCAGGGCCGGGATCGGCTACGCCATCGCGATGCGCCTGGCCCAGCTCGGCGCCGACCTCTGTGTCCAGTCCTGGGTTCCGTACGACGCCGCGAGTCCCTGGGGTGCCGACCCCGGCGGGATTGATGCGGTCCTCAGCGACCTGCGCGGGACCGGGCGGCGCATCGAGCACGTCTCGGCGGACTTCACCGATCCCGCAGCTCCAGAGCGCGTCGTCGCGGCTGCGTTCGACGCCCTCGGCCACGTCGACATCCTGGTCGCCAACCATGCCTACAGCCGCATGGGCGGGCTGGAGGATCTGACCGCCGAGCAGATCGATCAGCACTTCCAGGTCAACGTGCGTGCGACGCTGTTGCTAGTGCAGGCATGGGCCGCCCGGCACGACGATTCCCGGCCGGGAGGCCGCGTCATCCTGATGACCTCCGGGCAGCACCTTGGCCCGATGCCCGGCGAGCTGGCCTACATCGCCTCGAAGGGTGCGCTCCATCAGCTCACCCAAAGCCTGGCGGCGCACCTCGCCCCGCGGGGCATCACCGTCAACACCGTGAATCCCGGCGCGACCGACACCGGTTACGCCGATCCGGAGACGTACGCCGCCGTGCTGGCCCGGGAGCCGATGGGACGCTGGGGTCAGCCGGACGACGCCGCCCGCCTGATCGCCTGGCTGGCGACCGACGATGCCCGCTGGGTTACCGGCCAGGTCCTCAACTCCACGGGCGGCGGGCCGTAG
- a CDS encoding sialidase family protein translates to MSKREGRTGQATGTVARAARRQAAGRRANTQGQRWLRWSAVAAVLLLVIAGAAWWFAGRGDSVALYRFDTLDFHSLAFDPTDSQTLYFGHHQGMKMSRDGGKTWQDTVVRDVDVMQLGIPVSDPRHRYLAGHGLFVFSRDGGATWEQPATNLLDYDLHGFAVAPSDPLRLYTFAVGVFALFTSADGGLTWEQIPLPPGDVAGMLPLAVAPDDPLHVYAAVDDVVAESRDGGKTWEIVPGPGAMIMSLAASITTPGVLYAGTDDGVWVRSADGTWERLPLTPEGVVMAVAVSADGPEQVAVVDQEGYFYWSSDGGRTWGEAGA, encoded by the coding sequence ATGTCCAAGCGAGAAGGACGCACTGGCCAGGCAACGGGGACCGTGGCGCGTGCGGCGCGGCGTCAGGCGGCGGGACGCCGCGCGAACACGCAGGGGCAGCGCTGGCTCCGCTGGAGCGCGGTGGCAGCGGTTCTGCTCTTAGTGATCGCCGGAGCGGCGTGGTGGTTCGCTGGTCGCGGCGACAGTGTCGCGCTCTACCGGTTCGATACGCTCGACTTCCACTCTCTGGCGTTCGATCCGACCGACTCGCAAACCCTGTACTTCGGCCACCATCAGGGGATGAAGATGAGCCGGGATGGTGGCAAGACGTGGCAGGATACGGTGGTGCGCGATGTCGACGTGATGCAACTCGGTATCCCCGTGAGCGACCCACGGCATCGCTATCTGGCGGGCCACGGTCTGTTCGTCTTCAGCCGCGACGGAGGTGCCACCTGGGAGCAGCCGGCCACGAACCTGCTCGACTACGACCTGCACGGCTTCGCCGTCGCCCCGTCGGACCCGCTCCGGCTCTACACCTTCGCCGTCGGGGTGTTCGCGCTGTTCACCAGCGCGGATGGCGGGCTGACCTGGGAACAAATCCCGCTGCCGCCGGGCGACGTGGCGGGGATGTTGCCGCTGGCGGTCGCGCCGGACGACCCGCTGCATGTCTACGCGGCCGTCGACGACGTGGTCGCCGAGAGCCGCGACGGTGGCAAGACGTGGGAGATTGTCCCCGGCCCCGGCGCGATGATCATGTCGCTCGCGGCGAGCATCACCACTCCGGGCGTGCTCTATGCCGGCACCGACGATGGCGTCTGGGTCCGCTCGGCGGACGGAACCTGGGAACGGCTGCCGCTGACGCCCGAAGGGGTGGTGATGGCGGTTGCCGTCAGCGCCGACGGGCCGGAGCAGGTGGCCGTGGTCGATCAGGAGGGTTACTTCTACTGGAGCAGCGACGGCGGCCGGACGTGGGGCGAAGCTGGGGCGTAA
- a CDS encoding response regulator transcription factor: MSGERVRVVVADDHDLFREGLRQLLETVPSVEIVGEAADGQQAIELVANLDPDVVLMDINMPRMDGIRATEFIVKHYPRTAVVVLTMYQDDEYAIHAIRAGAKSYLLKNSRSEEVIEAIHVAASGGSTIDPALAPALMREYQRLLTKTPTNTRQQLTQRELTLLRLLANGYNNRQIAEQLQLAESTVKNNLSALFQKIGVRDRTQAVLFAISQGLVPKPTENS; this comes from the coding sequence GTGAGCGGTGAGCGGGTTCGCGTCGTGGTGGCCGACGACCACGATCTCTTCCGTGAGGGGCTCCGCCAGTTACTCGAGACGGTGCCGTCCGTGGAGATCGTCGGGGAGGCGGCCGATGGGCAGCAGGCTATCGAGCTGGTCGCCAATCTCGATCCCGACGTGGTGTTGATGGATATCAACATGCCGCGGATGGATGGGATACGGGCGACTGAGTTCATCGTCAAGCACTATCCGCGGACGGCGGTCGTGGTCCTGACGATGTACCAGGACGACGAGTATGCCATCCACGCGATCCGGGCCGGTGCGAAGAGCTACCTGCTCAAGAACAGCCGGTCGGAGGAGGTCATCGAGGCGATCCACGTGGCCGCCAGCGGCGGATCGACCATCGACCCTGCCCTGGCCCCGGCGCTGATGCGGGAGTACCAGCGACTGCTCACCAAGACCCCGACGAACACTCGCCAGCAGCTCACGCAGCGGGAGTTGACGCTGCTTCGCCTGCTCGCCAACGGCTACAACAACCGGCAGATCGCCGAACAACTCCAGCTCGCCGAGAGCACGGTCAAGAACAACCTCTCGGCGCTCTTCCAGAAGATCGGCGTACGCGACCGGACGCAGGCGGTGCTGTTCGCCATTTCCCAGGGGCTGGTCCCCAAGCCGACGGAGAATTCCTGA
- a CDS encoding cupredoxin domain-containing protein: protein MKVWSRGIARVTVLVAAAALLMLALAACGGGDDNGGNGGGDGAPAGAITVNMTEFKFEPATIEAQTGEITFNLVNDGTVDHDMHIEIPGNPQTSELVGPGESATFTVTINEPGEYEIWCTVAGHRESGMEGTLKVTG from the coding sequence GTGAAGGTATGGTCCCGCGGCATCGCTAGAGTGACGGTGCTGGTGGCAGCAGCGGCGCTGCTGATGCTCGCTCTGGCGGCATGTGGAGGTGGAGACGACAACGGGGGCAACGGCGGCGGCGACGGCGCGCCGGCCGGGGCGATCACGGTCAACATGACCGAGTTCAAGTTCGAGCCTGCTACCATCGAGGCCCAGACCGGTGAGATCACGTTCAACCTGGTCAACGACGGCACCGTCGACCACGACATGCACATCGAGATCCCGGGCAACCCGCAGACCTCGGAACTGGTCGGCCCGGGCGAGTCGGCCACGTTCACCGTGACGATCAACGAGCCGGGCGAGTACGAGATCTGGTGCACCGTCGCCGGCCACCGCGAGTCCGGCATGGAGGGCACGCTGAAGGTCACGGGCTAG